In one Acanthochromis polyacanthus isolate Apoly-LR-REF ecotype Palm Island chromosome 20, KAUST_Apoly_ChrSc, whole genome shotgun sequence genomic region, the following are encoded:
- the LOC110952637 gene encoding retinitis pigmentosa 1-like 1 protein, with translation MGNSCCRPESPCGSAEERSGLLTDDSKGRAGTGDTLVVGTCGPQGDDDTRKTPVEDVVQLKQSPENGETELNNTQENGPLPKESVQTATPSPRKVSELKENGTRAQDKEMKETAADSHQAELLQCTLNCPQEDLAAAASLEVRDASKAEEEEENPASEQDRILDDGTENTETNTTATEHITASGTHEDEEARARVAVDTEVAKPSEESAESNENVPKAQPAAAVGQESTVSNTESLSCAVAEDPDNSSSLVCREAAAEDTNIPDVSSSGPEPARLNHSGGERDSASSEKEPETTAPADASESLKSDQDPEPDPECATTSSKEVTSSEKLKQDAGKEVMLKVQEGHVPKVKEDEGIEEEEEEEESAPSEAGKDAEIQEEIGKEEEQQAENEATEIKVLPATEKEESLGNSEEDLYRGAEELSASQSNKTEAKFLKVEDRCSLAAAVDILSYSEREWKGNTAKSALIKKGYKEMSQRFRSLRRVRGDNYCALRATLFQVLSHSTQLPAWLQDDDITQLPEQLEAQEGLISQWTFPGECLQGDGTAAAQQLTGYMELLQNKWQAAVDCSSAAERQQLCERVFQGGEEELGLLEALKLLMLGRAVELHGCMQAGGDVPLFCWLLFARDSSDCPRSFLSNHLSHVGLSAGLEQVEMFLLGYALQCTIQVYRLYKADTEEFVTYYPDDHKDDWPFVCLVTEDDRHYNVPVVEAAELHKELTSS, from the exons ATGGGGAACAGTTGCTGTCGCCCTGAAAGTCCCTGTGGCAGTGCCGAGGAAAGAAGTGGTTTGCTGACAGATGACTCGAAGGGCAGAGCGGGCACGGGCGACACGCTGGTGGTCGGCACCTGCGGTCCTCAAGGCGACGATGACACGAG AAAAACTCCTGTGGAGGACGTGGTGCAACTGAAGCAGAGTCCTGAGAATGGAGAGACGGAGCTGAACAACACTCAGGAAAATGGACCCTTGCCGAAGGAAAGCGTCCAAACAGCGACGCCTTCTCCCCGGAAAGTGTCCGAACTCAAGGAAAACGGCACCAGAGCACAAGACAAAGAGATGAAGGAGACCGCTGCAGACAGCCACCAGGCTGAACTTCTGCAATGCACTTTAAACTGTCCGCAGGAAGACCTCGCTGCTGCGGCGAGTTTGGAGGTTCGTGACGCAtcaaaggcagaagaagaagaagaaaatccaGCCTCAGAGCAGGACAGAATCCTGGATGATGGCACTGAAAACACAGAGACGaacacaacagcaacagagCACATTACAGCGAGCGGTACTCATGAAGATGAAGAAGCACGCGCCAGAGTTGCTGTTGACACTGAAGTAGCCAAaccttcagaggagtcagctGAAAGTAATGAAAATGTGCCAAAGGCTCAGCCGGCTGCAGCAGTAGGTCAGGAATCCACCGTCTCAAACACAGAGTCTCTGAGCTG CGCTGTGGCGGAGGATCCAGACAATAGCAGCTCTTTGGTCTGCAGGGAGGCCGCTGCTGAGGACACAAACATCCCTGATGTGTCTTCTTCTGGACCGGAGCCGGCGAGACTCAACCACAGCGGAGGAGAACGAGACTCTGCCAGCTCAGAAAAAGAGCCAGAGACCACAGCTCCAGCAGACGCCAGCGAGAG CTTAAAGTCTGATCAGGACCCAGAGCCAGATCCTGAGTGTGCAACTACGAGCTCAAAGGAGGTCACTTCCTCAGAGAAACTCAAACAGGATGCCGGGAAGGAAGTAATGCTGAAAGTGCAGGAAGGACATGTTCCCAAAGTGAAGGAGGATGAGGggatagaggaggaggaggaggaggaggagagtgctCCAAGCGAGGCTGGAAAAGATGCTGAGATTCAGGAGGAGAttggaaaagaagaagagcagcaggCAGAGAATGAAGCGACAGAAATAAAGGTTTTACCTGCTACAGAGAAGGAAGAAAGCCTCGGAAACAG CGAAGAAGACCTTTACAGAGGGGCTGAGGAGCTGTCGGCATCTCAGAGTAACAAAACAGAAGCTAAAT TTTTGAAGGTGGAGGACAGATGCAGTTTGGCCGCGGCGGTGGACATTCTGTCGTACAGCGAGAGAGAGTGGAAAGGAAACACTGCCAAAAGTGCTCTCATTAAAAAG gGTTATAAAGAGATGTCCCAGAGGTTCCGCAGCTTGAGGAGAGTGAGGGGCGACAACTACTGTGCCCTCAGAGCCACGCTGTTCCAGGTGTTGTCCCACAGCACccagctgcctgcctggctgcAGGACGACGACATCACTCAG CTGCCGGAGCAGCTGGAGGCCCAGGAAGGCCTGATAAGTCAGTGGACATTTCCTGGAGAGTGCCTGCAGGGAGACGGGACGGCAGCCGCCCAGCAGCTAACCGGCTACATGGAGCTTCTCCAGAACAAG TGGCAGGCAGCGGTGGACTGTTCCTCGGCTGCAGAGCGGCAGCAGCTTTGTGAGCGAGTGTTTCAGGGCGGAGAAGAGGAGCTGGGGCTGCTGGAGGCGCTGAAGCTGCTGATGCTGGGCCGAGCGGTGGAGCTGCACGGCTGCATGCAGGCCGGCGGAGACGTGCCTCTGTTCTGCTGGCTGCTGTTCGCCCGGGACTCGTCCGACTGTCCACGCTCCTTCCTCTCCAACCACCTCAGCCACGTGGGGCTCAGCGCCGGGCTGGAGCAG gtGGAGATGTTCCTGCTGGGCTACGCCTTGCAGTGCACCATTCAAGTTTACAGACTGTATAAGGCCGACACAGAGGAGTTTGTCACCTACTACCCAGACGACCATAAGGACGACTGGCCGTTCGTGTGCCTCGTCACAGAGGATGATCGCCACTACAACGTGCCGGTTGTAGAAGCTGCAGAACTACACAAGGAGCTCACCTCCAGCTGA